The region CCATTCCACCATTTACTGTTTTACTCACTAATAGTTATGCGTTCAGATATTTCAGTTTCACGACTTCTTTCGGGTCGAGGAAGCGCCATTTGCCGCGGGGCAGCTCTTTCTTGGTCAAACCAGCGTAGGTTGTGCGGTCGAGTTTTGTTACTTCGTACCCGAAACTTTCAAAAATACGGCGCACAATGCGGTTACGTCCCGAGTGAATTTCAATACCGACCACATAGGCATCCGGCGTAACAATACTGATCGCGTCGGGTTTAATGGGGCCATCTTCCAATTCGATGCCCTTTTTGATGGCTTCGAAATGTTCATCGGTGATGGGTTTGTCCAGCTCAACCTGGTAAATTTTACGAATGTTGTTCGATGGGTGCGTCAGTTTATCGGCCAGTTCGCCATCGTTGGTAATCAACAGCAACCCGGTGGTGTTCCGGTCCAGGCGTCCTACCGGATACATCCGGAATTTACCCGCATCGGCTACCAGTTCCATCACCGTTTTACGCTCTTCCGGATCTTCAGTTGTGGTAATATAATCTTTAGGCTTATTGAGCAGCACATAGACGAACCGTTCGGGGTTCAGGACTTTGGTACCGTATTTGACGGTATCGCCCTCCTTTACCTTATAGCCCATTTCAGTAACGATTTTGCCATTTACAGAAATGTCACCGTGGGCAATAAGCTCGTCGGCCTCCCGGCGCGAACAAACGCCCGAGTTAGCAATGAATCGGTTTAAACGGGTTGTTCCATCATTGGCGGGCGTACGTTTTCCCTTCTCCGAATCGTTATCCTGGCTACCACGCCGATCATCCGGACGGCTTCGTTTGGCAAATTGGTTTGCCCGTACCTGCTCCAGCTTATAATCCGGTGCTTTAGTAAAATTTCCTGTGCGCCGATCTCCGGACTCTTTACGTTGACGGCCGGTGAAACCAGACTCTTCGTCACGATTGCTCCGACGGTCGTTGCCACGACGGTCTTCACCGCGACGGTCTTCACCGCCAAAATTATTACGTTCGTCAGCTTCGCGGCTAAAACCACCTACCCGTTTGAACGCGGGCTTTTCGGGGCGGTCAAACCCACCCGTACTTTTACGCTCCCGAGGGAAACGCGCCGGTCCGTCACTTTTCGACTCACGGTTCGTATCACGCGGTGCATCCGTCCGGCTGAAGCGCGGGCGTTCCGAATCCCGGTTGAAAGAAGGGCGGTCGTCACGTCTGGGCCGGTCGTTGTCCGAACGATCATTGCTACGGCCTTTATCGTTTGAGAATCGTGGCGAATCGGTATCCCGACGGGGTCGCTCCGGTCGGTCGTCCCGATTAGGGCGTGATGCAGAATCAGGACGGGGACCGGCTCCCGCAGGGCGGTACGTCCGGTCATCGCGGTTAAAACGGGGCCGGTCGCCATCGGCTGGCCGGTTGAATTTCGGGCGATCCCCCCCGTCGTTATCCCGATTAAAGCGCGGACGGTCGGAATCCCGACTGGATGAAGAACGGTCATTATCCCGGCTGAAGCGTGGGCGCTCCGAATCCCGGTTGAAAGAAGGGCGGTCGTTTGAATTGCGGTCAAAACGAGGTTTGCCCTGATCGCTGTTACGGTCATTGGTACGTGGTCCGTCATTACGGAAAGGGCGGCCCGTATCGCGGGAGTTGCCTCCTCTTTGTCCGTCGCGCGGTCCGCCGTTACGTGGTCCGTCATTACGCGGTCCGTCGTTACGTTCATCGCGGCTGAAACGGGGCCGGTCGCCGTCGGCAGGCCGGTTAAATTTTGGCCGGTCGTTCCGGTCGCTATCCCGGCTAAAACGGGGGCGATCTGAATCCCGGTTAGGGCGTGACGAGTTTGTGCCACTGTTGCGGACGTCATCCCGACGGCCGAAGGAACGACCGCTCTGCCGGTTCGAATCACCATCACGGCCTGGGCCGGTGTTTCGGTCGTTCTGTTCTGAATCTTGACTCATGGAAAAATACAGTAAATTAACTGTTTTTATAATTAATCTGGCTGATAATCAGCGTACCTATTCTAATAAAATACAAAATGGGCTACAAAGTTAGGGCTTTTCAGGATAACCTGACTATATCCCTTTTGTTGCAACGCTTTTTATCCCAAAAACAATCCGCAGAACCGATTTCACGTTAGTCAATACCGAGCTATCGGTACCGTTGCTGACGGCTATCCGCAAAGCGATATTACTACCTCCTTTTCTACCATCAATTACTGCCTGACTTCCATTGTATGCCGCAACCAACCGTAACCCCACTTTACACTCCCGACCGCAATTCCATTGAGCAAAGTCTGTTGAAACGATACATGAACTGGCTTTTTGTAAAAAAAGGGCTCTATTTTCGGGATTACGACGATTTATGGGATTGGTCCGTCACGGATCTGGAACATTTCTGGGAGAGTATCTGGCAGTTTTTCGATGTCCAGAGCCATACGCCTTATCATCAGGTAGTTTTCAGGCCCAGTAAGCAGGATATGATTGGCGTAAGCTGGTTTTCGGAGGCAACGCTCAATTACGCTGAACATATTTTCCGGCACCGTACTCCCCACCGACCGGCCATCCTTTTTTCGTCTGAGTTACAGCCTACTGTCCAAAGCCTATCGTGGGACGCCCTCGAACAGCAGGTGGCTGCTATGGCCACTTACCTCCGTAATCAGCAGATAAACGCAGGTGACCGGGTGGTCGCTGTTTTGCCAAACGGCCCTGAAGCCATCGTAGCCTTTCTGGCAACCAATGCCATTGGCGCCGTATGGTCGAGCTGCTCACCCGATTTCGGTACGTCCAGCATTGTTGATCGGTTTCAGCAGATCGAGCCTAAAATCCTTATCGTGGCCGACGGCTATTCGTACAATGGCCGACGGATTGATAAGACAGACACAGCTCGTGAGCTGCGTGATGAACTGCCAACCCTTCAGCATGTCATCTGGATACCTTATCTGGATGCACACAGCCAGCTTGAAGGTACAATCTCCTGGCGTGATGTGTTGAATACACCAGTTCCCGACGGACTAACGTTTGAGCCTGTTCCTTTTGAGCACCCCATCTGGGTACTTTACTCATCAGGAACAACGGGCAAGCCCAAAGCCATCACGCACAGTGTAGGCGGTTGCCTTCTCGAACACCTGAAAGCACTCGGACTGCACCAGGATGTCAGGCCGGGGGAGCGGTATTTCTGGTATTCCACTACCGGATGGATGATGTGGAATTATGCCCTGGGCTCGATGCTGGTGGGCTCAACGCTGGTGCTGTACGATGGAGCGGCTGGCTACCCAACCCTTAATGTGCTCTGGAAACTGGCCGATGAAGCGAAGGTCACTCATTTTGGCGGAGGAGCAGCTTATTATCTCGCCTGCTTACGTGCGGGACTCAAACCAGCCGATATGGCCAAACTGACGCACCTCCGAACCATCGGCTCAACCGGCTCTCCCCTACCGCCGGAAGGTTTTCGCTGGATCTATGAATCAATAAAGTCTAAGGTCTGGCTGATTTCGCTTAGTGGCGGTACCGATGTATGCAGCGGGTTTGTGGGCGGTAATCCATTGCTGCCCGTTTACGAAGGTGAGATTCAGTGTCGGCTGTTGGGCTGCAAAGTAGAAGCCTTCGATGAAAAGGCGAAACCAGTGCGGGGCGAGTTGGGCGAAATGGTTATTCTGGAACCCATGCCCTCCATGCCGGTCTTCTTTTGGAACGACCCCGGCAATGAACGTTACCGCAAGAGTTACTTTGAGGAGTATCCCGGTATCTGGCGACATGGCGACTACATCCGGATCACGGAGCGAAATGGAATCATCATTTATGGTCGTTCTGATGCAACCCTCAATCGGGATGGGGTCCGCATTGGAACCAGCGAGATTTATAGTGCGGTAGAAAGTATCCCGGAAATAATGGATAGCCTGGTGGTTGGGCTGGAACAACCCGGCGGAAAATATTTTATGCCGTTGTTTGTCGTACTGAAAGACGGCGTTACGCTGACCAGCGAGCTAACGACGCGTATTAAAGATACCTTACGTAAGCAGTTCAGTCCCCGTCACGTGCCGGACGCCGTCTATGCTATAGCTGATATTCCATATACAATCAGTGGCAAAAAGCTCGAAACACCCATCAAGAAAATCCTGTCCGGCATGGATGTTTCCCTGGCAACGAGCAAAGATACCCTGCGAAATCCGACGGCGTTGGCCCATTTTGTCAACTTTACCAGATAAAAGAAACAGGCAATGATCGTGATTTAATCCATCGTACAGTTGCCACCATCAACGCAATGTATCAGGTCGTGTGTAGTCTGCTATACAGTTTATAAATCTTGTCCCGACTCCGTTTGAGTCTCATTTTCACGGTACTTTCTTTAAGATCGAGCATTGCGCTAATGGCTGCTATGCTCATGCCATCTTCGTATTTGAGTCGCAGCAATGCCTGCTCATTTGCCGACAAGGATTTCATTGCCCGATTTACCAAATGAAGCGTCTCTTCATGCAGATGCTCTTCTGTTACGTCTGGAATATTGTAATTGGCACTATCCTCAATATCGGTTATCTGAAGCCGTCTTGCCAGTCGAATCTGGTCGGAGCAGTAATTAAACGAAATGGAATATAGCCAGGTAGAAAAACTCGACCGTTCCTGAAAGGCGTCTAACTTATTGAATACTTTTAAAAAAATATCATGGGTAAAGTCTTCGGCTTTCAAAGGATCTTTAGTCATGGACAAACATCGTCGATAAACTTTGTTAACGTACCGGTCGTAAAGAGCCTTAAAACAGTGCGTGGGCTGGCCTGACAGATACTGCCGAATCAACTCCTCATCACTTAAACGAGTACTCATTTATAAGGTATATAGGTTAGTGTTCCCGTTCGCACACGCGTTCTGGTATTCACAAGATACGTAAAGACTCCTATATACAGTTTGCGCAGATCAGCAGAAACATATTTAATGGCTTCAATCATGACGCGCAGAGACATATTCTTATCTACGGTGTCGGAATAATGGCAATGTGCACTTAAAGGTTGGCTAGTAGTTACTTATCAATGATTATTAGTTACTAATCACCCGTTATTTATGCCGAATAGACGCTTTTATGACGGATTTTTAGAGTGTAGTATGTTGTGGGTACTGAATAGGCTTGCTAGCGGTCGGGCCTGTTTATGCGTTATGCGTTATGCCTTATCCATTAATCATTACCCAAAACACAATAGCGCATTAAGCCGTAAGGGACAAAGAGATCGTTTCCCTTTGCCCCTTACGGCTTAATGCGCTACTTGATAAATACCTTAGTTCCGCAGTGGTTTACCTCCTGTAAGCAGACTCTGGATACGCTCCAGCGTTTTCTTCTCACCCGTGAGCGACAGGAACGCTTCACGTTCCAGATCCAGTAGATACTGCTCTGAAACTACCTGCGGTGCGCTCAGGTCACCCCCGCAAATGACGTAGGCCAGTTTATCGGCTATTTTCATATCGTGGTCCGAAATGTAGCGCCCCATTCGCATGGCCGTCAGGCCAGCTTTGAACAGCGCAATTCCGGTTTTACCCTGCACCTTAATATCAGCACGAGGTTTAGGCTGTGTGTAACCGTTGTCGGCCAGTTCAATAGCGGCCTGTTTTGCTTCGGCCAGCAGCCGACTGCGGTTGAGCACAA is a window of Spirosoma linguale DSM 74 DNA encoding:
- a CDS encoding RNA-binding S4 domain protein (PFAM: RNA-binding S4 domain protein; pseudouridine synthase~SMART: RNA-binding S4 domain protein~KEGG: hypothetical protein); the encoded protein is MSQDSEQNDRNTGPGRDGDSNRQSGRSFGRRDDVRNSGTNSSRPNRDSDRPRFSRDSDRNDRPKFNRPADGDRPRFSRDERNDGPRNDGPRNGGPRDGQRGGNSRDTGRPFRNDGPRTNDRNSDQGKPRFDRNSNDRPSFNRDSERPRFSRDNDRSSSSRDSDRPRFNRDNDGGDRPKFNRPADGDRPRFNRDDRTYRPAGAGPRPDSASRPNRDDRPERPRRDTDSPRFSNDKGRSNDRSDNDRPRRDDRPSFNRDSERPRFSRTDAPRDTNRESKSDGPARFPRERKSTGGFDRPEKPAFKRVGGFSREADERNNFGGEDRRGEDRRGNDRRSNRDEESGFTGRQRKESGDRRTGNFTKAPDYKLEQVRANQFAKRSRPDDRRGSQDNDSEKGKRTPANDGTTRLNRFIANSGVCSRREADELIAHGDISVNGKIVTEMGYKVKEGDTVKYGTKVLNPERFVYVLLNKPKDYITTTEDPEERKTVMELVADAGKFRMYPVGRLDRNTTGLLLITNDGELADKLTHPSNNIRKIYQVELDKPITDEHFEAIKKGIELEDGPIKPDAISIVTPDAYVVGIEIHSGRNRIVRRIFESFGYEVTKLDRTTYAGLTKKELPRGKWRFLDPKEVVKLKYLNA
- a CDS encoding acetoacetyl-CoA synthase (TIGRFAM: acetoacetyl-CoA synthase~PFAM: AMP-dependent synthetase and ligase~KEGG: rme:Rmet_2699 acetyl-CoA synthetase): MPQPTVTPLYTPDRNSIEQSLLKRYMNWLFVKKGLYFRDYDDLWDWSVTDLEHFWESIWQFFDVQSHTPYHQVVFRPSKQDMIGVSWFSEATLNYAEHIFRHRTPHRPAILFSSELQPTVQSLSWDALEQQVAAMATYLRNQQINAGDRVVAVLPNGPEAIVAFLATNAIGAVWSSCSPDFGTSSIVDRFQQIEPKILIVADGYSYNGRRIDKTDTARELRDELPTLQHVIWIPYLDAHSQLEGTISWRDVLNTPVPDGLTFEPVPFEHPIWVLYSSGTTGKPKAITHSVGGCLLEHLKALGLHQDVRPGERYFWYSTTGWMMWNYALGSMLVGSTLVLYDGAAGYPTLNVLWKLADEAKVTHFGGGAAYYLACLRAGLKPADMAKLTHLRTIGSTGSPLPPEGFRWIYESIKSKVWLISLSGGTDVCSGFVGGNPLLPVYEGEIQCRLLGCKVEAFDEKAKPVRGELGEMVILEPMPSMPVFFWNDPGNERYRKSYFEEYPGIWRHGDYIRITERNGIIIYGRSDATLNRDGVRIGTSEIYSAVESIPEIMDSLVVGLEQPGGKYFMPLFVVLKDGVTLTSELTTRIKDTLRKQFSPRHVPDAVYAIADIPYTISGKKLETPIKKILSGMDVSLATSKDTLRNPTALAHFVNFTR
- a CDS encoding RNA polymerase, sigma-24 subunit, ECF subfamily (TIGRFAM: RNA polymerase sigma factor, sigma-70 family~PFAM: sigma-70 region 2 domain protein; Sigma-70 region 4 type 2; sigma-70 region 4 domain protein~KEGG: mxa:MXAN_6759 RNA polymerase sigma-E factor), which translates into the protein MSTRLSDEELIRQYLSGQPTHCFKALYDRYVNKVYRRCLSMTKDPLKAEDFTHDIFLKVFNKLDAFQERSSFSTWLYSISFNYCSDQIRLARRLQITDIEDSANYNIPDVTEEHLHEETLHLVNRAMKSLSANEQALLRLKYEDGMSIAAISAMLDLKESTVKMRLKRSRDKIYKLYSRLHTT